A single window of Intrasporangium calvum DSM 43043 DNA harbors:
- a CDS encoding isochorismatase family protein: MSDSPVPAPIPGAGPSPGAGLTPSSTPSSTPSSTPSRPAGRRRALIIVDVQNDFCEGGSLAVAGGAAVAASIADHVEDHAGDYDAVVATADWHVDPGGHFSPSPDFVDSWPVHCVADTSGSAFHPALAPALGSVQAVFRKGEHAAAYSGFEGRSTDAEQATLAAWLEERGVSQVDVVGIATDHCVRATALDARREGLETTVLLDLTAGVARTTTDAALRQLGGAGVRLTGAPRLAD, translated from the coding sequence ATGTCCGACAGCCCAGTTCCCGCTCCGATCCCCGGTGCCGGGCCGAGCCCCGGCGCGGGCTTGACCCCGAGTTCGACCCCGAGTTCGACCCCGAGTTCGACCCCGAGCCGACCCGCCGGGCGCCGGCGCGCGCTCATCATCGTCGATGTCCAGAACGACTTCTGCGAGGGCGGCTCCCTTGCGGTGGCCGGCGGCGCCGCCGTCGCGGCCTCCATCGCGGACCACGTCGAGGATCACGCCGGCGACTATGACGCCGTCGTCGCGACGGCAGACTGGCATGTCGACCCGGGCGGACACTTCTCCCCGTCCCCCGACTTCGTCGACTCGTGGCCGGTGCACTGCGTCGCCGACACTTCTGGCTCGGCGTTCCATCCCGCGCTCGCTCCCGCGCTCGGCTCGGTGCAGGCCGTCTTCCGCAAGGGCGAGCACGCCGCCGCCTACAGCGGGTTCGAGGGGCGCAGCACCGACGCCGAGCAGGCGACGCTCGCGGCCTGGCTCGAGGAGCGGGGCGTCTCACAGGTCGATGTCGTCGGCATCGCCACCGACCACTGCGTCCGCGCCACGGCCCTCGACGCACGGCGTGAGGGGCTGGAGACGACGGTCCTGCTCGACCTCACCGCTGGCGTCGCCAGAACCACGACCGACGCAGCCCTCAGGCAGCTCGGCGGGGCTGGGGTACGCCTCACGGGGGCGCCGCGGCTGGCCGACTGA